A single genomic interval of Sardina pilchardus unplaced genomic scaffold, fSarPil1.1 HAP1_SCAFFOLD_138, whole genome shotgun sequence harbors:
- the LOC134075064 gene encoding uncharacterized protein LOC134075064: MSSRSQKSTSPPQARPCPQGCGFSLHEKDYHEACPVCLGIVHARRALTQPDACAFCRQLRRSTLERRVKFVEKTLGQAVVPQDPLLSQAAEHDPGDGLEPSFGAAASWADQMESLSEMELAHSPVQQLECLGVEDDGNSVLDLGLDEHGLSDDEQLDMSGAQGSPANDGNEVDNSFFALYRRAARKLDVEWPAPLPAQRPTRFAGFFLPQAPTVVRHCLPLFPDFVTELTSSWNKPLSTRASLPGFAQFLEHADADKAGLITPPPMEPSLAAYLAPSHNHGVVGPTSLPSKHCRFSYAQLEKSYRAQATTARAMSSISLLQTYQAMCLAELADMLPPDRQEGRIGFASASETAGSRDTTSADLGKTSRSWSTEGRREREEEAKFVLTMAPTQTELSFLGDNAALGADQSSPPAGRLALQMAHWRACAISPWVESTLSLGYRLQFRRRPPRFKSVVQTTMTGEGVEVNSLLSKKAICIVPHAQAQCGWYSRYFVIPKRSGGLRPILDLRSLNKHLRVYKFRMLTVRQLLNSVKPGQWFTSIDLTDAFQHVSVLAAHRKFLRFAFQGISYEYLVLPYGLALSPRVFTKVLESALAPLRARGIQILAYLDDMAIVSHSEQSVATHTAMVLSHLQTLGFSVNYEKSSLTPRQKIEFLGLEICSLSGRAFLAVHRRKAFRECLAQFRLGHKLRFQMFLRLLGLMASMIAVIPLGLLHMRAFQRWVLSHRLNTSRHLNKRLTVDALCQTALAPWTQRQLLHQGAPIGRILFRKVITTDASLRGWGAICEDRTVRGEWSLSQSSLHINHLELLTVFLALKHFLPALQGHHVLVRTDNSTVVSYINRQGGTHSLPLLKLSRSLLLWSQEHLQSVRATHVPGSLNQGADLLSRGGPLVREWRLHPKVVSQIWDRFGRADVDLFASKENTHCPLFFSMRDSSAPLGVDALAHSWPTGLLYAFPPVELIMPTLERVRQDKLSLILVAPYWPAKPWHAEIISLLAEEPWPLPLRRDLLSQAGGEILHPRPELWRLQAYRLNGLV; encoded by the exons ATGAGCTCACGGTCTCAGAAATCGACCTCCCCACCGCAGGCGAGACCCTGTCCTCAGGGTTGTGGTTTTTCCCTCCATGAGAAGGACTACCACGAAGCCTGTCCGGTCTGCTTGGGAATAGTCCATGCCCGTAGAGCTTTGACGCAGCCTGATGCGTGTGCGTTCTGCCGCCAGCTCAGACGTTCAACGCTCGAACGGCGTGTGAAATTCGTCGAAAAGACCCTGGGACAAGCTGTTGTCCCGCAggaccctctcctctcccaggcCGCTGAACACGACCCTGGAGACGGGTTGGAGCCCTCGTTCGGCGCTGCCGCGAGCTGGGCTGACCAAATGGAGTCGCTTAGCGAGATGGAGCTAGCTCACTCTCCGGTTCAGCAGCTCGAGTGCCTTGGGGTGGAAGACGACGGCAATTCCGTCTTGGACTTGGGTTTGGACGAGCACGGCCTGTCCGATGACGAGCAGTTGGATATGTCGGGCGCCCAGGGGTCTCCGGCTAACGACGGGAACGAAGTGGATAACTCATTTTTCGCTTTGTATCGTCGCGCAGCTCGGAAGCTGGATGTGGAGTGGCCTGCCCCCCTTCCAGCTCAGAGACCTACCAGGTTCGCTGGTTTCTTCCTGCCTCAGGCTCCGACAGTGGTGAGGCattgcctccctctcttcccggATTTCGTTACTGAGCTGACGTCTTCCTGGAACAAGCCACTGTCTACGCGCGCTTCATTGCCAGGGTTTGCCCAGTTCCTGGAGCACGCAGATGCCGACAAAGCGGGCCTCATCACCCCCCCGCCAATGGAACCCTCCTTGGCGGCCTATTTGGCCCCGTCTCACAACCACGGGGTTGTGGGACCGACGTCTCTTCCCTCGAAGCACTGCCGTTTCTCTTACGCGCAGCTGGAGAAGAGCTACCGAGCCCAGGCGACGACGGCACGCGCTATGTCATCTATATCGCTGCTGCAGACGTACCAGGCTATGTGCTTGGCCGAGCTGGCGGACATGCTGCCTCCCG ACCGTCAAGAGGGCCGCATCGGCTTCGCCAGCGCCTCCGAGACAGCCGGTAGCCGTGACACCACGTCAGCCGACCTGGGCAAGACCTCCCGCTCCTGGTCCACAGAGGGACGCcgcgagagggaggaggaagccAAATTCGTCCTAACGATGGCTCCGACTCAAACAGAGCTGTCGTTTTTGGGGGACAACGCAGCTTT GGGTGCCGACCAGAGCTCGCCACCGGCAGGTCGCCTTGCTCTTCAGATGGCTCACTGGCGCGCATGCGCAATCTCGCCATGGGTCGAATCCACTCTCTCATTGGGCTATCGCCTACAATTCCGACGCCGCCCCCCTCGATTCAAATCAGTCGTTCAGACAACGATGACAGGGGAAGGAGTAGAAGTGAACTCGCTGCTTTCAAAAAAAGCGATATGTATAGTCCCACACGCTCAAGCACAATGTGGATGGTACAGTCGTTATTTTGTCATTCCGAAACGCAGCGGAGGCTTGCGCCCAATATTAGATCTCAGGTCACTGAACAAGCACTTGAGGGTGTACAaatttcgaatgttaacagtaCGCCAGCTGTTAAACTCGGTGAAGCCAGGCCAATGGTTTACATCGATAGACCTGACCGACGCATTTCAACACGTGTCTGTTCTCGCAGCTCACAGGAAATTCCTCCGATTTGCGTTTCAAGGCATATCTTACGAATACCTAGTACTACCCTACGGGCTAGCCCTCTCACCCAGGGTTTTCACGAAGGTGCTAGAATCAGCTCTCGCCCCACTGCGGGCCCGGGGCATACAAATTCTAGCCTATCTGGACGATATGGCCATAGTTTCTCATTCAGAACAGTCAGTGGCCACTCATACAGCCATGGTGCTGTCACACCTTCAGACTTTGGGGTTTTCAGTGAATTACGAGAAGAGTTCCCTGACCCCTCGCCAGAAAATAGAATTCCTAGGTCTCGAGATATGCTCACTGTCGGGCCGGGCTTTTCTAGCTGTTCACAGAAGGAAGGCCTTCCGCGAATGTTTGGCTCAGTTTCGATTGGGACACAAACTTCGTTTTCAAATGTTTCTCAGGCTTTTGGGTTTAATGGCCTCAATGATAGCAGTCATCCCCCTGGGTTTATTGCACATGAGAGCGTTTCAGCGGTGGGTGTTGTCTCACCGTCTGAATACGTCTCGTCATCTCAACAAGAGATTGACTGTGGATGCGTTGTGTCAGACGGCACTAGCTCCGTGGACACAGCGGCAATTATTACACCAGGGGGCGCCAATCGGCAGAATTTTATTTCGCAAGGTGATCACCACAGACGCTTCCCTCAGAGGATGGGGAGCTATATGCGAAGACAGGACGGTGAGGGGGGAGTGGTCTCTGAGTCAGAGCAGCCTCCACATAAATCACCTGGAGCTGTTGACAGTGTTTTTGGCCCTCAAACATTTCCTCCCGGCCCTGCAGGGCCATCATGTTTTGGTCAGGACAGACAACTCAACTGTGGTGTCCTACATAAACAGACAGGGAGGGACACATTCACTCCCACTGCTGAAGCTCTCCCGGTCGCTTCTCCTGTGGAGCCAAGAGCACCTGCAGTCAGTCAGAGCGACCCACGTCCCGGGTTCTCTCAACCAAGGGGCGGATCTTCTGTCCAGAGGTGGCCCTCTTGTGAGAGAGTGGCGGCTACACCCCAAAGTAGTGTCACAAATTTGGGATCGGTTTGGCAGGGCCGACGTCGATCTCTTCGCATCCAAAGAAAACACGCATTGTCCCCTGTTCTTCTCGATGCGAGACTCCAGCGCCCCCCTCGGGGTGGACGCGCTGGCACACAGTTGGCCGACCGGCCTCTTGTACGCGTTTCCCCCAGTCGAGTTAATTATGCCCACCTTGGAGAGGGTGCGTCAAGACAAGCTGTCTCTGATCCTGGTGGCCCCCTATTGGCCAGCGAAGCCATGGCATGCAGAGATAATCAGCCTCCTGGCAGAGGAGCCGTGGCCTCTCCCGCTCCGCCGAGACCTCCTATCACAGGCAGGGGGGGAGATTCTCCATCCCCGTCCGGAGCTGTGGCGCCTACAGGCCTACCGGCTGAACGGTCTGGTTTAG